The following proteins are co-located in the Maridesulfovibrio sp. genome:
- the fusA gene encoding elongation factor G: protein MSEALQNQRTFALVGHGGCGKTSTAEMILFNAGVIDRLGKIEEGTTALDTEPEEIKRRGSIQSGFAGYKWDKNDHFLIDTPGDANFCGDLPYSLAASDGVVFTIDAVDGVKPLSRKAWAAVEKANLPTVIFINKMDRDRADFDSAFDSLSSSLGISPVLLHYPIGIKENFKGVVDMLSGQAYLFEENGKVTKSDIPADIADEVEVLRETMIENIAESDEYLMEKYLEEGELSPEEIAKGLTAGVKNRSLFPVCVGSALENKGGSFLLDMVQTYLPSPLDHTEWQGEDGATRESSPDGPVACFVFKTLADPFAGQLTICRVLSGTVTGDLTLTNTNTGAKERMGNILLMVGKEQKPLKSPAGPGAIITLAKLKETFTGDTLCDDNKKFTLEKPQLAPQLITFALSPAEKGDEDKVFQAIQKLLAEDVNLSLSRDEETGDILLSGMGQNHIEISVEKAKRRYKAEIVLNAPKVPYRETIKGFAEVQGRFKKQSGGRGQFGDCWIKLEPQTKGNGYEFVNNIVGGVIPKQYIPAVDKGVQEAAQKGFLSGSPIIDFKVTLYDGSYHSVDSSEMAFKVAGSMAFKKACEKAGVALLEPLMNVVVEVPDEFMGDIIGDLSSRRGKVLGSDSTAGVTEVKAHVPMSEILKYAPDLRSMTGGQGTFTMEMSHYEECPPPIAEKVIEQYNAGKDE, encoded by the coding sequence ATGTCTGAAGCTTTACAAAACCAAAGGACTTTTGCACTTGTGGGCCACGGCGGTTGTGGCAAAACCTCCACCGCCGAGATGATTCTTTTTAATGCCGGTGTAATCGACAGACTCGGTAAGATCGAGGAAGGCACCACCGCCCTCGATACCGAACCTGAAGAAATTAAGCGCCGCGGTTCCATCCAGTCCGGTTTCGCCGGGTACAAGTGGGACAAAAACGACCACTTTCTGATCGACACTCCGGGTGATGCAAACTTTTGCGGAGACCTGCCATACTCTCTAGCCGCGTCCGACGGCGTTGTCTTTACCATTGACGCCGTGGACGGAGTCAAGCCCCTTTCGCGCAAAGCATGGGCAGCAGTTGAAAAAGCAAACCTACCCACTGTTATTTTCATAAATAAGATGGACCGAGACCGTGCAGACTTCGATTCTGCATTCGACAGCCTGAGCTCTTCTCTCGGCATCAGCCCCGTACTGCTGCATTATCCAATCGGAATCAAGGAAAATTTCAAGGGCGTAGTGGATATGCTCTCCGGTCAGGCCTATCTGTTCGAAGAGAACGGAAAGGTTACCAAGAGTGATATCCCCGCCGATATCGCAGACGAAGTAGAAGTCCTGCGCGAAACCATGATCGAAAACATTGCGGAAAGTGATGAATATCTCATGGAAAAATACCTTGAAGAAGGTGAACTTTCCCCCGAAGAAATCGCAAAAGGCCTTACTGCCGGTGTAAAAAACCGCAGCCTGTTCCCGGTATGCGTTGGTTCCGCACTGGAAAATAAAGGCGGCTCCTTCCTGCTGGACATGGTCCAGACTTACCTGCCCTCCCCGCTTGACCATACCGAATGGCAGGGCGAAGACGGTGCAACCCGTGAATCTTCCCCAGACGGCCCCGTTGCCTGCTTTGTATTCAAAACCCTTGCTGACCCCTTTGCCGGACAGCTTACGATCTGCCGAGTTCTCTCCGGAACAGTCACCGGCGACCTGACCCTGACCAACACCAATACCGGCGCCAAGGAAAGAATGGGCAACATTCTGCTCATGGTCGGTAAGGAACAAAAACCGCTCAAGAGCCCGGCAGGTCCCGGTGCAATCATCACACTTGCCAAGCTCAAGGAAACCTTTACCGGTGATACTCTCTGCGATGACAACAAGAAGTTTACCCTTGAAAAACCGCAGCTGGCTCCGCAGCTGATCACCTTCGCCCTTTCTCCGGCAGAAAAAGGCGACGAAGATAAAGTATTTCAGGCTATCCAGAAGCTGCTCGCCGAAGATGTCAACCTCAGCCTCTCACGCGACGAGGAAACAGGCGACATCCTGCTTTCCGGTATGGGACAGAACCATATTGAAATCTCCGTTGAGAAAGCAAAGCGCCGCTACAAGGCTGAAATCGTGCTTAATGCACCCAAGGTTCCCTATCGCGAAACCATCAAAGGTTTTGCTGAAGTTCAGGGACGTTTCAAGAAACAGTCCGGCGGACGTGGACAGTTCGGTGACTGCTGGATCAAACTTGAGCCTCAGACCAAGGGTAACGGCTATGAGTTCGTAAACAACATCGTCGGCGGTGTAATTCCAAAGCAGTACATCCCCGCAGTCGACAAAGGTGTTCAGGAAGCAGCCCAGAAGGGATTCCTTTCAGGTTCACCTATTATCGACTTCAAGGTAACCCTTTACGATGGCTCCTACCATTCCGTTGACTCCTCGGAAATGGCATTCAAGGTTGCCGGTTCAATGGCCTTTAAAAAGGCATGCGAAAAAGCCGGTGTTGCCCTGCTTGAGCCGCTGATGAACGTTGTGGTCGAAGTGCCTGACGAATTCATGGGTGACATCATCGGTGACCTTTCCTCCCGCCGTGGCAAGGTACTCGGTTCCGACTCCACCGCAGGCGTTACCGAGGTCAAGGCCCACGTGCCCATGTCCGAAATTCTCAAGTATGCACCGGACCTGCGCTCCATGACCGGTGGTCAGGGAACTTTCACCATGGAAATGTCCCACTACGAAGAGTGCCCCCCGCCGATCGCGGAAAAGGTCATTGAACAATACAACGCAGGTAAGGACGAATAA
- a CDS encoding ParB/RepB/Spo0J family partition protein: MSNPSICSLYPADIDCSGPWLLHPESPFEKLIPSLKKHGQLVPVLAVEESGKILLVAGRARVSAASKLGLDVLVRYIDAADDISKAVLHLEENSARLADESLKLSVVRFFAARIDAAELPNIVAPLLGLKPKSRDMKFWLDWMELELEYDELLKLGHIPLAAVSVLIKLDEPDRTALVRFFEKLSWSRSNAVNFLTWLYETSRRENKSIVELISAPAFDSAGESESPKDAVSRFCKSAKELCYPTLSELEKVHCKIVSEICAGTKWRVEPVGSFETGEVMIQTRFKNREMMEKAMADLESIFKFSGWEDLFELGRDK, translated from the coding sequence TTGAGTAATCCCAGTATTTGCAGTCTTTATCCGGCTGATATCGACTGTTCCGGTCCATGGCTTCTGCATCCTGAGTCCCCGTTTGAAAAACTTATCCCGTCGTTGAAAAAACACGGGCAGCTCGTTCCAGTGCTGGCAGTTGAAGAATCCGGTAAAATACTGCTTGTTGCCGGCAGGGCAAGGGTTTCTGCTGCTTCAAAGCTTGGGCTTGACGTTTTGGTGCGATATATAGATGCCGCTGATGATATTTCAAAAGCCGTGCTACATCTTGAAGAAAATAGTGCGCGTTTAGCAGACGAATCTTTGAAATTGTCAGTGGTCCGTTTTTTTGCTGCACGTATAGATGCTGCTGAACTTCCCAACATCGTTGCCCCGCTGCTTGGCCTTAAGCCTAAATCACGGGATATGAAATTCTGGCTGGATTGGATGGAACTCGAGCTGGAATATGATGAATTGCTCAAGCTCGGGCATATTCCTTTGGCAGCGGTTTCTGTTCTCATCAAACTTGATGAACCAGACCGCACCGCTCTGGTTCGTTTTTTCGAGAAGCTGAGTTGGTCCCGTTCCAATGCGGTTAATTTCCTGACTTGGCTTTATGAGACTTCCCGTCGCGAGAACAAATCCATAGTTGAGCTGATCTCTGCTCCCGCATTTGACTCTGCGGGTGAGAGTGAATCCCCCAAGGATGCAGTTAGCCGTTTTTGCAAGTCTGCAAAAGAATTGTGCTATCCTACCCTGAGCGAGTTGGAGAAGGTTCATTGCAAGATTGTTTCGGAAATCTGCGCCGGAACCAAATGGCGCGTTGAACCTGTCGGCAGTTTCGAGACCGGGGAAGTTATGATTCAGACCCGTTTCAAGAATCGTGAGATGATGGAAAAGGCAATGGCTGATCTGGAGTCAATCTTCAAGTTCAGCGGTTGGGAAGATCTTTTCGAACTTGGTAGAGACAAGTAG
- a CDS encoding spore photoproduct lyase family protein, with amino-acid sequence MSNDLVLPDHLKGIEKIYIDRSMQKVPLTERVLSRMPDLPVEVVDPDNFPHGELGGKQSLYLKEYKGKFLRFCPGTRYYHCCGYRIIHIGEGCPMACSYCILQAYFQDNVLKVWANQNDLFDELGKAFSADVSTRYRVGTGEFTDSLALEAVTGYSRDLVEFLGDYPNVCLELKSKIIDLSWMDVVKRTDRLLPAWSLNAPFVNEHEEFGVSTLKERLEAARTCAEAGFRVCLHFDPIIRFDGWREGYAEIIDMIFDYVKPEQIAYFSLGSFRHMPHLKPIIEQNFPETTYIFDEFITGNDNKMRLLRPLRLRQFKFIVDRLRKHGMGKQLYFCMESTENWQDVFGYTPKDLGSLGKHLMNQAFND; translated from the coding sequence ATGAGCAATGATTTAGTACTTCCCGATCATTTAAAGGGAATTGAAAAAATATATATTGATCGCAGCATGCAGAAAGTTCCGCTTACCGAGCGGGTGCTTTCACGTATGCCCGACCTCCCGGTAGAAGTAGTGGACCCGGACAATTTCCCGCATGGGGAACTTGGCGGCAAGCAGTCTCTGTATCTGAAAGAGTACAAGGGTAAGTTTCTGCGTTTTTGTCCCGGCACCCGCTACTACCATTGTTGCGGATACAGGATCATCCATATCGGTGAGGGCTGCCCTATGGCTTGCTCTTACTGTATTTTGCAGGCTTACTTTCAGGACAATGTGCTCAAGGTATGGGCTAATCAGAACGATTTGTTCGATGAACTGGGCAAGGCGTTCTCGGCTGATGTTTCCACCCGCTACCGCGTCGGTACCGGGGAATTTACCGATTCCCTCGCCCTTGAAGCTGTCACCGGATACAGCCGCGATCTCGTAGAATTTCTCGGTGATTATCCCAACGTTTGTCTGGAATTGAAGTCCAAGATCATCGACCTTTCATGGATGGATGTGGTTAAGCGTACTGACCGCCTGCTTCCGGCATGGTCCCTCAATGCTCCGTTTGTTAATGAGCATGAGGAATTCGGTGTTTCAACACTCAAAGAACGTCTTGAAGCCGCCCGCACATGCGCTGAAGCCGGTTTCAGGGTCTGCCTGCATTTCGACCCCATCATCCGTTTTGACGGTTGGCGTGAAGGATATGCTGAAATCATCGATATGATCTTTGATTATGTGAAGCCGGAGCAGATCGCTTACTTCAGCCTTGGATCATTCAGGCATATGCCGCACCTCAAGCCGATCATTGAGCAGAATTTTCCGGAAACAACTTACATCTTCGATGAGTTCATTACCGGGAACGACAATAAAATGCGTTTGTTGCGGCCCCTGCGTCTGCGCCAGTTCAAGTTTATTGTCGATCGTCTGCGCAAGCACGGCATGGGCAAACAGTTATACTTCTGCATGGAATCCACCGAAAACTGGCAGGATGTCTTTGGTTACACCCCCAAAGATTTAGGCAGCCTTGGAAAGCATCTTATGAATCAGGCTTTTAATGATTAG